The following are from one region of the Gemmatimonadota bacterium genome:
- a CDS encoding beta-ketoacyl-[acyl-carrier-protein] synthase family protein, with protein MNRRVVITGLGVVAPNGNGLEAYEAALRAGASGIRHLPLLEELNFGCTAAGVPQETDAIAEAYFDEDELLAMNSNHRFGCIAAVDAWTDAGFERPAHGDDHVYWEAGAVIGTGIGGLDTAGAKLIPLTDAAKVRRLGSTIVEQIMGSGVSARVSGLLALGNQVTSNSSACSTGAEAIVGGYQRIQSGLADRMLCGGSEGSSHYIWAGFDAMRVLSRKFNDEPEKASRPLSASAAGFVPGSGAGIVHLESLESAQARGARIYAEVLGASLNCGGHRQGGSMTAPNQTSVRRCIRQAVEDAGIESDEIDAINGHLTATGADPYEVESWAVALERTPENLPLICSTKSMIGHGLGAAGAMESVACILMLHGGFVHPSINCEDVHPEIEPYAASIPHEVAETPELRTIIKAGFGFGDVNVCVLFRKWSD; from the coding sequence GTGAATCGACGTGTGGTCATCACAGGCTTGGGCGTCGTCGCCCCGAACGGCAATGGACTCGAGGCCTACGAAGCCGCGCTGCGCGCGGGCGCTTCGGGGATCCGTCACCTTCCTCTTCTGGAGGAGCTCAACTTTGGCTGCACCGCCGCTGGTGTGCCCCAGGAAACGGACGCGATCGCCGAAGCGTACTTCGACGAGGACGAGCTGCTCGCAATGAACTCCAATCACCGCTTCGGCTGCATCGCGGCGGTGGATGCGTGGACCGACGCCGGATTCGAGCGACCGGCGCACGGAGACGATCACGTCTACTGGGAGGCCGGCGCGGTGATCGGCACCGGCATCGGCGGGCTCGATACCGCGGGCGCGAAGCTGATCCCCCTGACGGATGCCGCAAAGGTGCGCCGCCTCGGCAGCACGATCGTCGAGCAGATCATGGGCAGCGGAGTCTCGGCCCGCGTTTCTGGCTTGCTTGCGCTCGGCAACCAGGTCACGTCCAACTCGAGCGCGTGCAGCACGGGTGCTGAGGCGATCGTGGGAGGGTACCAGCGCATCCAGAGCGGTCTCGCTGACCGCATGTTGTGCGGCGGGAGCGAGGGGTCGAGCCACTACATCTGGGCGGGCTTCGACGCGATGCGTGTGCTCTCCCGAAAATTCAACGACGAGCCAGAGAAGGCTTCTCGACCGCTCTCCGCCTCTGCCGCCGGTTTCGTGCCGGGCAGCGGTGCCGGAATCGTCCACCTCGAGAGCCTCGAGAGCGCCCAGGCGCGAGGTGCGAGGATCTACGCCGAAGTGCTGGGCGCCTCGCTGAATTGCGGCGGACACCGGCAGGGCGGCAGCATGACGGCGCCGAACCAAACGAGCGTGCGGCGCTGTATCCGACAGGCGGTCGAGGATGCGGGTATCGAGTCTGACGAGATCGACGCCATTAACGGCCACCTCACGGCCACGGGAGCCGACCCATACGAGGTCGAGTCCTGGGCGGTCGCGCTCGAACGCACGCCGGAGAACTTGCCGCTCATCTGCTCGACGAAATCCATGATCGGGCACGGCCTGGGAGCCGCCGGAGCGATGGAATCAGTGGCATGCATCCTCATGCTGCACGGTGGCTTCGTGCACCCGTCGATCAACTGCGAGGATGTGCACCCCGAGATCGAGCCGTACGCCGCCTCGATCCCCCACGAGGTCGCGGAAACGCCCGAGTTACGCACGATCATCAAGGCCGGCTTCGGCTTCGGCGACGTGAACGTATGCGTGCTCTTCCGTAAGTGGTCCGACTGA
- a CDS encoding DegT/DnrJ/EryC1/StrS family aminotransferase, which yields MWPCKGLDFSWEDWFFALESSLTPPRRQTVRARVERLWSEEGDAIACLTVRSAFDLFLRSMQWDAGDDIIFSAVTVPDMPVLAHHHGLRTVPLDIDPLTTVWDVAELEALIGPRTRAVVLTHLYGARLDIEPAVEVARRHGIMVIEDCAEAYAGPEWTGHAEADLNLFSFGPLKTATAVGGGIVRVRDVEVRERMRSLLESDPVQPTREYLGRLMTYGALKASTNPHLFGMFIAALGALRIDHEELIHGLTRSVRNEDLLTTIRRQPCAALLALLERRLCEGNAAISRRTELGRTLCAALGPEVDLPTRDADVHSYWLLPVLTSDRDALARELRSEGFYPMSGRLDVVTDGADADAAPLGAKRLVTESVYLPFDPQMPAHELRRLGRIVTAVAKTASIPA from the coding sequence ATGTGGCCGTGTAAGGGCCTCGACTTCAGTTGGGAAGACTGGTTCTTCGCGCTCGAGTCTTCGCTCACCCCTCCTCGCCGCCAGACCGTGCGTGCCCGGGTCGAGCGGCTCTGGTCCGAAGAGGGTGACGCGATCGCCTGCCTCACCGTGCGCTCCGCGTTCGACCTCTTCCTGCGATCGATGCAGTGGGACGCGGGCGACGACATCATCTTCTCGGCCGTCACGGTACCCGACATGCCGGTCCTCGCCCACCACCATGGTCTGCGCACTGTGCCGTTGGACATCGACCCGCTCACAACAGTGTGGGACGTCGCTGAGCTCGAGGCACTGATCGGTCCACGCACGCGGGCCGTGGTGCTCACACATCTCTATGGAGCCCGACTCGACATCGAGCCCGCCGTCGAGGTCGCTCGGCGTCACGGGATCATGGTGATCGAGGACTGCGCCGAGGCATACGCGGGCCCGGAGTGGACCGGGCACGCCGAAGCGGACCTCAACCTCTTTTCCTTCGGCCCCCTGAAGACGGCGACCGCGGTCGGAGGAGGGATCGTGCGCGTGAGGGATGTGGAGGTACGAGAACGAATGCGCTCGCTGCTGGAGAGTGATCCGGTACAACCCACTCGCGAGTACCTAGGGCGGCTGATGACGTACGGCGCCCTCAAGGCTTCCACCAATCCTCATCTGTTCGGCATGTTCATCGCGGCGCTGGGCGCACTGCGGATCGACCACGAGGAGCTCATTCACGGGCTCACACGCAGCGTGAGGAACGAAGATCTGCTCACCACAATCCGTCGCCAGCCGTGCGCGGCATTGCTGGCGCTGCTCGAGCGACGCCTCTGCGAAGGGAACGCGGCGATCTCGAGACGCACCGAGCTGGGCCGCACGCTCTGCGCGGCGTTGGGACCGGAAGTCGACCTACCCACGCGCGACGCCGACGTCCACAGCTATTGGTTGTTGCCGGTCCTCACCTCCGACCGCGACGCGCTGGCTCGAGAGCTTCGCAGCGAGGGTTTTTACCCGATGTCCGGCCGTCTCGACGTGGTCACGGACGGCGCCGACGCGGATGCCGCGCCACTGGGCGCGAAGAGACTCGTCACCGAGAGCGTGTATCTCCCCTTCGATCCTCAGATGCCCGCGCACGAGCTGCGGCGCCTGGGAAGGATCGTGACCGCTGTGGCGAAGACGGCATCCATTCCAGCCTAG
- a CDS encoding 1-acyl-sn-glycerol-3-phosphate acyltransferase, with protein sequence MSLPAATRFNLFLQREVGRLWSVVWVPSAIFVLSVVMRYRIRDVRELRRRFRRLVKETDKPILICPNHLTMVDSALVTWALGGPWWLVFHYRWVPWNLPEYHNFASVWISRMAAWATKCIPIVRGGERAQVSKVLKRIQHVVSRGDTAIIFAEGGRSRTGRIQMETIAHGMGRIVNSIPDCHALCVYLRGDRQDRWSTIPKRGDSFYVDFEVFRPESENSGMRRSRDFAIQIADRLVQLEEKYFARQRATV encoded by the coding sequence ATGAGTCTGCCTGCCGCAACGCGCTTCAACCTCTTCTTGCAACGAGAGGTCGGGAGGCTGTGGTCGGTCGTCTGGGTTCCTTCGGCCATCTTCGTGCTCAGCGTCGTCATGCGGTATCGCATTCGAGACGTCAGGGAGCTTCGCCGACGCTTCCGCAGGCTCGTCAAGGAGACCGACAAGCCGATCCTGATCTGCCCCAACCATCTGACCATGGTCGATTCGGCTTTGGTGACGTGGGCGCTCGGCGGGCCCTGGTGGTTGGTGTTCCACTACCGCTGGGTGCCGTGGAACCTACCCGAGTACCACAACTTCGCCTCGGTGTGGATCAGCCGAATGGCCGCGTGGGCGACCAAGTGCATCCCGATCGTGCGCGGCGGTGAGCGCGCACAGGTCTCGAAGGTGCTCAAGCGCATCCAGCACGTCGTTTCGCGCGGCGACACGGCAATCATCTTCGCGGAGGGTGGTCGCAGCCGGACCGGCCGCATCCAGATGGAGACGATCGCACACGGTATGGGCAGGATCGTGAATTCCATCCCCGACTGTCACGCCCTATGCGTGTATCTGCGTGGCGACCGGCAGGACAGGTGGTCGACGATCCCGAAGCGGGGCGATTCGTTCTACGTGGACTTCGAAGTGTTCCGCCCCGAGTCCGAGAATTCCGGCATGCGCCGCTCGCGTGACTTCGCGATCCAGATCGCAGACCGCCTGGTGCAGCTAGAGGAGAAGTACTTCGCACGACAGCGGGCGACGGTCTAG
- a CDS encoding glycosyl hydrolase: protein MFRTPRLLWFALVLVGIPEPARTQGTEPVVDPSVFQEMEWRSIGPFRGGRSVASVGVASEPMTYYMGTVGGGVWKTTDAGITWDNVSDGQLATSSVGAIAVAESDPNVVYVGMGEHAIRGVMTSHGDGVYRSTDAGRTWTHAGLDRTRAISRIRVHPTNPDLVYVAAQGAPYGANEERGIYRSEDGGGTWEKILYVDENSGASDLSMDMSNPRILYAAFWEHRRLPWQVQSGGPGSGFWKSTDGGDTWNRIENGMPELMGKTSIDVSRANPDRVFAIVEADPGGGIFRSDDGGESWELVSDNWSARARAWYYIEIFADPLDQETVYVLNAPMMRSIDGGRNFTVVGVPHGDTHDLWINPNDSETMINANDGGANVSFNGGDSWSTQRNQPTAQFYRVNVDNRFPYHVYGGQQDNSSVAIASMGNGGITWKDWYPVGGCESAYTAFDPDDPRFVYAGCYMGIISEYDHRTTGSRDVGVYPVVPAALQSREMRYRYNWNAPIVASPHDYSTIYHASNHLVRTRDRGMTWEEISPDLTRDEDDKQGYGGGPITGEGAGGEIYGTIYYMIESEHERGTIWTGSDDGLIHLTRDDGATWTDVTPEGLDEGQINAIEVSPHDPATAYVAYTRYKFNDFTPHVLVTNDYGENWDDRTNGIAEEDWVKVVREDPVRPGLLYLGTETGIYVSWDSGEQWQSLRLNLPNTPINDLIIQRRENDLVAATSGRGFWILDDLTPLQTALDVQPSETHLLPPRHAYRLASGGSGGSANNVGQNPPNGAVLNFHLAEEPAEGDTVAVEILGTGGDVIRTYSTHPDDDLSPGAEPMSLSAGHNRVVWNLRHEQIPNIPGAYVFGSLAGRRVVPGTYQVRLTAGDVTMTQPLEVRMDPRVDTDLAEFIEQDEFVAQVAAELTEIHRSAMDVNDVEEQIGTLVGRIEGREGADVVGEAADELTADLEAVADSLYQARVVDGQTVINFPSRLKFQYIVLHGNAERAEAGVTRGSHDVLGDLRIRWTRHRSTVQDLLGPRLDAFNDLLGQYGFGAIIGPLERRGPIS from the coding sequence ATGTTCCGGACACCCCGGCTGTTGTGGTTCGCTCTGGTCCTGGTCGGGATCCCTGAGCCCGCGAGGACACAGGGAACCGAGCCCGTAGTGGACCCCTCCGTCTTCCAGGAGATGGAGTGGCGCTCGATCGGCCCATTCCGGGGTGGTCGTTCGGTGGCGTCGGTGGGCGTGGCGTCGGAGCCGATGACGTACTACATGGGCACAGTGGGCGGTGGAGTGTGGAAGACGACCGACGCGGGCATCACCTGGGACAACGTTTCCGACGGCCAGCTCGCAACCTCCTCGGTCGGTGCGATCGCGGTCGCGGAGTCCGACCCGAACGTCGTCTACGTCGGGATGGGCGAGCACGCGATCCGTGGTGTGATGACGTCCCACGGAGACGGCGTCTACCGCTCGACGGACGCCGGCCGGACCTGGACCCACGCGGGACTCGATCGCACACGGGCAATCTCACGAATACGCGTCCACCCCACCAATCCCGACCTCGTGTACGTGGCGGCGCAGGGCGCGCCGTACGGCGCGAACGAGGAGCGCGGCATCTATCGTTCGGAAGATGGTGGGGGGACGTGGGAGAAGATTCTCTACGTCGACGAGAACTCAGGCGCGTCCGACCTCTCCATGGACATGAGCAATCCGCGTATCCTGTACGCCGCGTTCTGGGAGCATCGTCGGCTACCCTGGCAGGTGCAGAGCGGCGGCCCGGGCAGCGGTTTTTGGAAGTCGACGGACGGTGGAGACACCTGGAATCGAATCGAGAACGGTATGCCCGAGCTGATGGGCAAGACCTCGATCGACGTGTCGCGAGCGAACCCCGACCGGGTGTTCGCCATCGTCGAGGCCGATCCGGGCGGTGGCATCTTCCGCTCGGACGATGGAGGCGAGTCGTGGGAACTCGTCAGTGACAACTGGTCGGCGCGCGCCCGCGCGTGGTACTACATCGAGATCTTCGCCGATCCGCTGGACCAAGAGACTGTCTACGTGCTCAACGCCCCGATGATGCGATCCATCGACGGCGGTCGGAACTTCACCGTCGTCGGTGTGCCGCACGGCGACACGCACGATCTGTGGATCAATCCGAACGACAGCGAGACCATGATCAACGCCAACGACGGCGGCGCCAACGTCTCCTTCAACGGCGGAGACTCTTGGTCCACGCAACGGAATCAACCGACCGCGCAGTTCTACCGCGTCAACGTGGACAACCGTTTCCCCTACCACGTTTACGGCGGCCAGCAAGACAACAGCTCGGTCGCGATCGCGAGCATGGGCAACGGCGGCATCACGTGGAAGGACTGGTACCCGGTGGGAGGGTGTGAGAGCGCCTACACGGCCTTCGATCCCGACGACCCGCGCTTCGTTTATGCAGGATGCTACATGGGCATCATCAGTGAGTACGACCACCGAACCACCGGTTCCAGGGATGTCGGCGTGTATCCGGTGGTGCCCGCGGCCCTCCAGAGCCGCGAGATGAGATACCGGTACAACTGGAACGCGCCCATCGTCGCGTCGCCGCACGACTACAGCACGATCTACCACGCGTCGAACCACCTCGTGCGCACGCGCGACCGCGGCATGACGTGGGAGGAGATCAGCCCGGACCTGACCCGCGACGAGGACGACAAGCAGGGATATGGCGGTGGCCCGATTACGGGCGAGGGCGCCGGGGGCGAGATCTACGGGACGATCTACTACATGATCGAGTCCGAGCACGAGCGCGGTACGATCTGGACGGGCAGCGACGACGGGCTGATCCACCTGACCCGCGACGACGGCGCGACCTGGACCGACGTAACCCCGGAGGGGCTCGACGAGGGCCAGATCAACGCCATCGAAGTCTCACCGCACGATCCCGCGACGGCGTACGTCGCGTACACGCGGTACAAGTTCAACGACTTCACGCCGCACGTGCTGGTCACCAACGACTACGGAGAGAACTGGGACGACCGCACGAACGGGATCGCTGAGGAAGATTGGGTGAAGGTCGTTCGCGAAGACCCGGTGAGGCCCGGTTTGTTGTACCTAGGAACCGAGACGGGGATCTACGTATCGTGGGACAGTGGGGAGCAGTGGCAGTCTCTGCGACTCAACCTGCCAAATACGCCCATCAACGACCTCATCATCCAGCGTCGCGAGAACGACCTCGTGGCAGCAACGTCCGGCCGGGGCTTCTGGATCCTGGACGACCTGACCCCTTTGCAGACCGCGCTGGACGTCCAGCCGAGCGAGACGCATCTGCTGCCGCCGCGCCACGCCTATCGCCTGGCGAGCGGTGGCTCCGGTGGTTCCGCGAACAACGTCGGGCAGAATCCGCCGAACGGCGCAGTGCTGAACTTCCACCTGGCAGAAGAACCCGCGGAGGGCGACACCGTCGCCGTCGAGATCCTCGGCACCGGCGGGGACGTCATTCGAACCTACTCGACACATCCCGACGATGACCTCAGCCCGGGTGCCGAGCCCATGTCGCTGAGCGCCGGACACAACCGAGTCGTATGGAATCTCCGCCACGAGCAGATCCCGAACATCCCGGGTGCGTACGTCTTCGGATCACTCGCCGGCAGGCGCGTGGTGCCAGGCACCTACCAGGTCCGGCTCACCGCAGGCGACGTCACGATGACCCAGCCACTCGAGGTGCGCATGGATCCACGCGTCGACACAGACCTGGCCGAGTTCATCGAGCAGGACGAGTTCGTCGCGCAGGTCGCCGCCGAGCTGACCGAGATCCACCGCTCCGCCATGGACGTGAACGACGTAGAGGAGCAGATCGGCACGCTGGTCGGCCGTATCGAGGGCCGGGAAGGCGCCGACGTAGTCGGGGAAGCCGCGGACGAACTCACCGCCGATCTGGAAGCCGTCGCAGACTCGCTCTACCAGGCACGGGTCGTAGACGGACAGACCGTGATCAACTTCCCATCTCGCCTCAAGTTCCAGTACATCGTATTGCACGGAAACGCCGAGCGCGCGGAGGCGGGCGTGACGCGAGGCTCGCACGACGTGCTCGGGGACCTACGCATACGGTGGACTCGGCACCGTTCGACGGTGCAAGACCTGCTCGGACCGAGGCTCGATGCGTTCAACGATCTGCTCGGGCAGTACGGCTTCGGAGCGATCATCGGACCGCTCGAGCGCCGCGGGCCGATCAGTTGA
- a CDS encoding RNA polymerase sigma factor — MSVADVEGVDEAALIREVVRGSEQAFRQMYREHSPALFRLALRMTGGSESAAEDVLQEGWWRAVRGLKSFEARSSLRTWLSSIVVRCALERIRWEQRDGEALPEELPPSPDSHDMASKLDLERAFEAMPSGYRTVRVEGAWRAPPIQHDAADEDAPGGCRCSAVRVWMGHGADRSGRAGR; from the coding sequence GTGAGCGTCGCCGACGTCGAGGGGGTCGACGAGGCGGCGCTGATTCGGGAAGTCGTGCGCGGCAGCGAGCAGGCGTTCCGGCAGATGTACCGGGAGCATTCGCCCGCGCTCTTCCGGCTCGCGCTGCGCATGACCGGCGGTTCGGAGTCCGCTGCGGAGGACGTGCTGCAGGAGGGGTGGTGGCGAGCCGTACGCGGTCTGAAGTCGTTCGAGGCTCGGTCGTCTCTGCGCACCTGGCTGTCGTCGATCGTGGTGCGTTGCGCGCTGGAGCGGATTCGGTGGGAGCAGCGGGACGGAGAGGCACTACCGGAGGAGCTGCCGCCGTCTCCAGACTCGCACGACATGGCAAGCAAGCTCGACCTCGAGCGCGCATTCGAAGCGATGCCGTCCGGGTATCGGACGGTACGGGTTGAGGGGGCGTGGCGCGCTCCACCGATCCAACACGACGCTGCGGATGAGGATGCTCCAGGCGGCTGCCGCTGTAGTGCTGTTCGTGTCTGGATGGGGCACGGCGCAGATCGGTCGGGGCGTGCCGGTCGATGA
- a CDS encoding acyl carrier protein gives MDQSEIRAKIVEIIAVYAKDKDALASATDETNILQDLKVNSARLVDVILDFEDAFDIEVEDEDADNVNTIGDAVSLIAAKL, from the coding sequence ATGGATCAGAGTGAGATCCGCGCTAAGATCGTTGAAATCATCGCCGTCTATGCCAAAGACAAAGACGCCTTGGCGTCGGCGACCGACGAAACGAACATCCTTCAGGACCTGAAGGTGAACTCGGCGCGGCTGGTAGACGTCATCCTCGACTTCGAGGACGCCTTCGACATCGAGGTCGAAGACGAAGACGCCGACAATGTGAATACCATTGGGGACGCCGTCTCCCTCATCGCGGCCAAGCTCTGA